The segment GGTTGGAGGTTACCCGACATGGACCAGTCACCAGCCATGTTCATGTCTGGGAACATATCCGTCGGCGTACATCCATTTGTGCCAACCTGCAACTGATCAATTCCACCATTACTTGCACCACTCCTAGGTGTGAACGGAACGTCTCTTGGGGTCATCCATGATAATCCAGCCTGCGACACAGCCATCTGAAGTTTCTGGACGCAAATTGGTATCTCAAAAGGAGTTCCAAGTTGCTCAAGAGCCTTTTCTCGCGGCCCCCAGGCCTTGAGCAAAAGTCTAGCAAGTTGGAAATGTTGGCGCTGAGATAGGTTGTACAACTCATCATGATAATAATAGAACCGATCGAAGAGACTCCATGTCCGCTCTGTAAGGGATCCAGCGGGAGAACGATGAACAAGTTGACCGGCGAGGAACAGCAGCGAGTCAAAGTGAAAGTAAGACTTTGAAGAGTATGCGAAAGGGCCATTCGCTGTGAGATCAAGGAGCCCAACTTCATTCTCATTATGAGCAAGCCAGATTCGGAAGAAGTTATCATGGGAGTTCTTGACCTCTGTACCCCATTCTGGTATTTCATCCATTGCAGTCGCCATCGTTCTGACCTCTCGAAGGATATGAGGTCGAAAGACCAGAGCGTAGACATGAAGTGGTCCTAATGACGCATCACAGTACTTCTTCTCCACTTCACTCATCATTTTGTCGAATTCATCACCGAGGTTGCTCAAATCGTTCAGTGATTCCCGATAGACTTTGTATTCGGGAGTTCCAGGCTCGACGTCTTGtcctccaagaagaagatggtcgCATTCGGACAGGCGATTGTCTTTGACAAAATTGACAATCTTGTAGAGCAGTAGGGCAAAGACCATTTCTGTGGGACCCTGCTTGGGCTGAATGACTTTGGACTCTGGTGAGAAGTCGGCGTCGTTTATGTTGTGAGGCATTTCGGTGTCGCATCCCAATGGTAGCAGTGTTGGGTTCATTCCCGATGTCGCGGCGTACATACAATCGAGTATGACGATTCGCCACCAGACTCGGCGCCGCATTTCTGTTTCAAAGGGGGTTAGACCGAGTGCTTCACCGTCACGATGAAGGCCCATTTTATGAGCAATGCGTATTACAACGCCGCTGAGAACCCATACTGCGTCGTGATTGCTGCGGCCTTGTAAGGCTATCTGTGAAGGTATCAGCAATAATTTAGCTTTTTTGCATAGAGCGGCATTCTTACCAAGTACAAAACCAAAGCCTGAAGGACAACCATGTCGTAGTTTCTGAGGAAGTTGATCTTGCTCAATGCCCTCTTGAGGCCCTGTGTGAATGTATGTATCGCTTCATCCTTGTGCAAGGCAAGCATAGTCATAGCCTCTTCGCCCGTAAGAGTGACGACAGATGCAAGGTAGATGGCATACAAAAGTGCACGATTCTTGTGCGATATGTTAGAATGGTTTGTCATGGCACCAATAACCAGATGCTCCGTAGTGGGAGTGTGTATCATCTTGGTCAGAGGATTGACCCTCTCAAGGAACACCTGCCACAAACGAAGGATCTGAAAGGGTAATTGAGCCTGCTCATTGAGACTTAGAGCTGACGTTTTagccagaagaagatcatcgtCTTCGTGGGGGGCAGGAGAATCGCTGCAATTATCTTCGTCCGAAGtatcttcatcaagaataTGACGCATTTCTGAAATCTGTACATTTTCAATTAGTACAGAGACCACGATGATCGAATGGGTTGCCTGACGTTATCGTGTATTCTCCCCCAGACGTAGCTATCCA is part of the Fusarium oxysporum Fo47 chromosome VII, complete sequence genome and harbors:
- a CDS encoding fungal-specific transcription factor domain-containing protein yields the protein MNGGSSDFQQSQDSPYHSDTSAPTPKTPRVLSCNHCQHRKVKCNRVFPCNNCLKANIPCVPSTPAAPRKRRAPNAVLQQRIKNLEALLEQYASQGSPKQSADTNGSAHDLLEASARSSPAQSNGHGTLTPNGPGKLVVRNGGYKFLDSYVWGRIHDNISEMRHILDEDTSDEDNCSDSPAPHEDDDLLLAKTSALSLNEQAQLPFQILRLWQVFLERVNPLTKMIHTPTTEHLVIGAMTNHSNISHKNRALLYAIYLASVVTLTGEEAMTMLALHKDEAIHTFTQGLKRALSKINFLRNYDMVVLQALVLYLIALQGRSNHDAVWVLSGVVIRIAHKMGLHRDGEALGLTPFETEMRRRVWWRIVILDCMYAATSGMNPTLLPLGCDTEMPHNINDADFSPESKVIQPKQGPTEMVFALLLYKIVNFVKDNRLSECDHLLLGGQDVEPGTPEYKVYRESLNDLSNLGDEFDKMMSEVEKKYCDASLGPLHVYALVFRPHILREVRTMATAMDEIPEWGTEVKNSHDNFFRIWLAHNENEVGLLDLTANGPFAYSSKSYFHFDSLLFLAGQLVHRSPAGSLTERTWSLFDRFYYYHDELYNLSQRQHFQLARLLLKAWGPREKALEQLGTPFEIPICVQKLQMAVSQAGLSWMTPRDVPFTPRSGASNGGIDQLQVGTNGCTPTDMFPDMNMAGDWSMSGNLQPMDTQNPVLPIFGFFNSTTW